One region of Diabrotica undecimpunctata isolate CICGRU chromosome 6, icDiaUnde3, whole genome shotgun sequence genomic DNA includes:
- the LOC140444691 gene encoding protein FAM200C-like, which translates to MPLSDNTVKRRIDDMAEDIQNQVVDTVKQSPFFAIQLQCSQLIVFVGYIENERMKDELLIFTELETTTKTIDVMKPVSDFFEKHKLSWQKPIGVCTDSAPSMLGSCLGFVQLVREKNANVTKIHCVIHRQALAAKTLSNELNAVLK; encoded by the coding sequence ATGCCACTTTCTGACAATACTGTGAAACGTCGCATTGATGATATGGCCGAAGACATACAAAACCAGGTAGTTGATACTGTAAAACAATCGCCATTTTTTGCTATTCAGCTACAATGTTCTCAGTTAATTGTTTTTGTTGGGTATATTGAAAACGAAAGAATGAAAGACGAACTACTCATTTTTACAGAGTTGGAGACCACGACAAAAACTATTGATGTTATGAAACCAGTATCAGACTTTTTTGAAAAACATAAACTCTCTTGGCAAAAACCGATCGGTGTATGCACGGATAGCGCGCCTTCAATGCTTGGTTCTTGCTTAGGATTTGTACAATTAGTAAGAGAGAAAAATGCTAATGTGACTAAGATACATTGTGTTATACATCGACAAGCCTTGGCAGCAAAAACTCTTTCAAATGAACTGAATGCTGTCTTAAAGTag